In the Populus trichocarpa isolate Nisqually-1 chromosome 1, P.trichocarpa_v4.1, whole genome shotgun sequence genome, one interval contains:
- the LOC7478665 gene encoding protein SOB FIVE-LIKE 5 isoform X1, with the protein MNFLASECSADCESGWTLYLEQSFLSNPNSKHRNKTNFVDAESAGFCRKGKNTREESEEDEEEEEEEEEEDLSMVSDASSGPPHFHEDESYFNCDNGHFYPSLKGTTLLNNGANYRQKKKEHSRQSRHRQDQELPPFLDDTASSPAFNFSKQNNFALSNSNQDSMESVFDHSQSFSATHFQGRSTYQDHIGYTHPSLSGNKLQNNQLSGLIEGRVMYGDTSCHWNYYC; encoded by the exons ATGAATTTCCTGGCCTCAGAATGCAGTGCTGATTGTGAGTCTGGTTGGACACTATACTTGGaacaatcttttctttctaaCCCAAATTCTAAACATAGAAATAAGACCAACTTTGTTGATGCAGAGAGTGCTGGTTTTTGTAGAAAAGGTAAAAACACTAGAGAGGAGAGTGAAgaagatgaggaggaggaggaggaggaggaggaggaggacttGTCTATGGTCTCTGACGCATCTTCTGGTCCTCCACATTTCCATGAAGATGAAAGTTACTTCAACTGTGATAATGGCCACTTTTATCCATCACTCAAGGGCACTACATTGCTGAACAATGGTGCCAATTATaggcaaaaaaagaaagaacatagcCGTCAGTCACGTCACAGACAGGATCAAGAACTGCCTCCTTTTCTTGATGATACTGCTAGCTCTCCTGCATTCAACTTCTCCAAG cagAATAATTTTGCTCTCTCCAACAGTAACCAAGATTCAATGGAGAGTGTCTTCGATCATTCACAAAGTTTTTCAGCAACTCATTTTCAG GGAAGATCTACATATCAAGACCACATTGGTTACACACACCCTTCTCTATCTGGAAACAAACTTCAAAATAACCAGTTAA GTGGTTTAATTGAGGGAAGAGTAATGTATGGTGATACTTCCTGTCATTGGAATTATTACTGTTGA
- the LOC7478665 gene encoding protein SOB FIVE-LIKE 5 isoform X2 yields the protein MNFLASECSADCESGWTLYLEQSFLSNPNSKHRNKTNFVDAESAGFCRKGKNTREESEEDEEEEEEEEEEDLSMVSDASSGPPHFHEDESYFNCDNGHFYPSLKGTTLLNNGANYRQKKKEHSRQSRHRQDQELPPFLDDTASSPAFNFSKNNFALSNSNQDSMESVFDHSQSFSATHFQGRSTYQDHIGYTHPSLSGNKLQNNQLSGLIEGRVMYGDTSCHWNYYC from the exons ATGAATTTCCTGGCCTCAGAATGCAGTGCTGATTGTGAGTCTGGTTGGACACTATACTTGGaacaatcttttctttctaaCCCAAATTCTAAACATAGAAATAAGACCAACTTTGTTGATGCAGAGAGTGCTGGTTTTTGTAGAAAAGGTAAAAACACTAGAGAGGAGAGTGAAgaagatgaggaggaggaggaggaggaggaggaggaggacttGTCTATGGTCTCTGACGCATCTTCTGGTCCTCCACATTTCCATGAAGATGAAAGTTACTTCAACTGTGATAATGGCCACTTTTATCCATCACTCAAGGGCACTACATTGCTGAACAATGGTGCCAATTATaggcaaaaaaagaaagaacatagcCGTCAGTCACGTCACAGACAGGATCAAGAACTGCCTCCTTTTCTTGATGATACTGCTAGCTCTCCTGCATTCAACTTCTCCAAG AATAATTTTGCTCTCTCCAACAGTAACCAAGATTCAATGGAGAGTGTCTTCGATCATTCACAAAGTTTTTCAGCAACTCATTTTCAG GGAAGATCTACATATCAAGACCACATTGGTTACACACACCCTTCTCTATCTGGAAACAAACTTCAAAATAACCAGTTAA GTGGTTTAATTGAGGGAAGAGTAATGTATGGTGATACTTCCTGTCATTGGAATTATTACTGTTGA
- the LOC7478665 gene encoding protein SOB FIVE-LIKE 5 isoform X4, whose amino-acid sequence MNFLASECSADCESGWTLYLEQSFLSNPNSKHRNKTNFVDAESAGFCRKGKNTREESEEDEEEEEEEEEEDLSMVSDASSGPPHFHEDESYFNCDNGHFYPSLKGTTLLNNGANYRQKKKEHSRQSRHRQDQELPPFLDDTASSPAFNFSKNNFALSNSNQDSMESVFDHSQSFSATHFQGRSTYQDHIGYTHPSLSGNKLQNNQWFN is encoded by the exons ATGAATTTCCTGGCCTCAGAATGCAGTGCTGATTGTGAGTCTGGTTGGACACTATACTTGGaacaatcttttctttctaaCCCAAATTCTAAACATAGAAATAAGACCAACTTTGTTGATGCAGAGAGTGCTGGTTTTTGTAGAAAAGGTAAAAACACTAGAGAGGAGAGTGAAgaagatgaggaggaggaggaggaggaggaggaggaggacttGTCTATGGTCTCTGACGCATCTTCTGGTCCTCCACATTTCCATGAAGATGAAAGTTACTTCAACTGTGATAATGGCCACTTTTATCCATCACTCAAGGGCACTACATTGCTGAACAATGGTGCCAATTATaggcaaaaaaagaaagaacatagcCGTCAGTCACGTCACAGACAGGATCAAGAACTGCCTCCTTTTCTTGATGATACTGCTAGCTCTCCTGCATTCAACTTCTCCAAG AATAATTTTGCTCTCTCCAACAGTAACCAAGATTCAATGGAGAGTGTCTTCGATCATTCACAAAGTTTTTCAGCAACTCATTTTCAG GGAAGATCTACATATCAAGACCACATTGGTTACACACACCCTTCTCTATCTGGAAACAAACTTCAAAATAACCA GTGGTTTAATTGA
- the LOC7478665 gene encoding protein SOB FIVE-LIKE 5 isoform X3: protein MNFLASECSADCESGWTLYLEQSFLSNPNSKHRNKTNFVDAESAGFCRKGKNTREESEEDEEEEEEEEEEDLSMVSDASSGPPHFHEDESYFNCDNGHFYPSLKGTTLLNNGANYRQKKKEHSRQSRHRQDQELPPFLDDTASSPAFNFSKQNNFALSNSNQDSMESVFDHSQSFSATHFQGRSTYQDHIGYTHPSLSGNKLQNNQWFN, encoded by the exons ATGAATTTCCTGGCCTCAGAATGCAGTGCTGATTGTGAGTCTGGTTGGACACTATACTTGGaacaatcttttctttctaaCCCAAATTCTAAACATAGAAATAAGACCAACTTTGTTGATGCAGAGAGTGCTGGTTTTTGTAGAAAAGGTAAAAACACTAGAGAGGAGAGTGAAgaagatgaggaggaggaggaggaggaggaggaggaggacttGTCTATGGTCTCTGACGCATCTTCTGGTCCTCCACATTTCCATGAAGATGAAAGTTACTTCAACTGTGATAATGGCCACTTTTATCCATCACTCAAGGGCACTACATTGCTGAACAATGGTGCCAATTATaggcaaaaaaagaaagaacatagcCGTCAGTCACGTCACAGACAGGATCAAGAACTGCCTCCTTTTCTTGATGATACTGCTAGCTCTCCTGCATTCAACTTCTCCAAG cagAATAATTTTGCTCTCTCCAACAGTAACCAAGATTCAATGGAGAGTGTCTTCGATCATTCACAAAGTTTTTCAGCAACTCATTTTCAG GGAAGATCTACATATCAAGACCACATTGGTTACACACACCCTTCTCTATCTGGAAACAAACTTCAAAATAACCA GTGGTTTAATTGA